The following is a genomic window from Bubalus bubalis isolate 160015118507 breed Murrah chromosome 6, NDDB_SH_1, whole genome shotgun sequence.
TGTGTGGTTAATCCAGAATTCAAGGGCCTAGGGTTCTAGTCCCAATTGTTAGGAGTGCTTTTCCACATAATATTTAGTCTAATCAATTCCAGTTTAGTTTATGCAGAAAAAGAACacgtgaacattttaaaaaattctttatttctaataaaacTGATGACTGGTGAATGATATAAACAGTGGTTTATATCTATAAGCAAGTAGATTTCTTAATACCAgattaaagaataagaaagactTTCTCTCTCTAATCTCAGGCAGTAATGAATCAGGGCAGGTCTCCCCTACTCCCATAGGAGTGAAGAGGAGCCCTATAAAGCATGTAGAGTGGGTTTATAATGGTAGAGCAAACTGAAAGCTAGTAGCTTTGCCGCTAGAGGAGACTGGATTGATTTGGAGCGGTATGTATACCCAGTGGCATTGTTAAAAACAATAGCAATCTCAGTGGCAAACACTTGGAAAGCCAATTGGCAAATACTTGCAAATATTGGGACAAGACATGTCAACAGATTATATCAGAAATGTAACAAAGAGATCCAGAGAATGAGATAGCTATACTGGACTCTGATAAGCTGCCACATTCCCTGTTGGTCTGGAAAGCTACACATATGTGCAAGGCTGCGTGCGTACTCAGGAGGCACCAGAGGGCCCTTACTAACTACTCATCTATAGCTGAAGATGAGGCCTAGTGAACTCATAGAGGAGATGCAAGAAAGCCCATCAGAAAGTAAACTGGGCAGTTTTAAAGTGCTTGAACTTTAATATGTTCTTCAACCCACCTACAGTTTCATCAGAAAAGGGCAGATATCTTACTAAACCAAGGTATTTGAGCACTACTTCTGACCCATCATTGGGTGCCTGCTAAGCTAGGGCAAACCCTAGGAAGCCAgggttaaaataaaaacaggaattaaaaaaaaaaaaaacacctgagcATAAACATTAACAGTTGCACATTTGAGGGGACACATTCTATAGGATTAGTCCAGCAAAGtcattaagcaaataaataacaacaaaaaccctgaaaacaaacaaaaaaacctctggGAATCAAAAAACCCAGAATTCCTTCAATGTATTATCTTAAATGTAGATTTTCAGCAAAAAATGTAGCATGTACAGATATAGCAAATTATGATGCATGTGTAGGAAAAAAATAGTCAATAGAAACTATCTCTGAGGGGCCCAGGTTTGGACTTAATAGAAAATGACTTCAAAGCAGCTTCATAATatgttatattaaaaagaaatcacattGTAAAATACAAGGAATATACGCTGACAATGACTCATTAAGTAGAGAATAAAgatatagaaattataaaaaagaacccAAAGGAAATTCTAGAGTTGAAAAGTTCAATAATTGAAATGGAAAATGCTCAAGAGCAAATTCAAGATGTCAGAAGAAAGAATTGGTGAACATTAATATCTGTAACTAGCATTTATCCAATTtgaggaatagaaagaaaaaataatgaaaaacgtATGAACAATTTCAGAGATACGTGGATTACCATGAAGCATGTCAACATATATTTAATGGGAACCCCAGGAGGAGATGAGAGAgataaagaggaggaagaaaatatttaaataattaatggccccaaacttcccaaatttaattaaaaatttaatctgCACATCCAGGAACGTCAATAAACTATAAGACAAACACAAAGAAACCTTTGACTAGAAGCATGATGTCAAAGGATTAAAAGTCAAACATAAAGAGATAATCCTAATAGCAGCAAAAGTAAAATAACTCATTGCATACACAGAAACCAAAATAAGATTAATAGCAAACTCATTAGAAACAATAGAGGCCAGAAGGCAGTATGATGACATCAAAatgctgaaagataaaaacctgtaaaccaagaattctatatccaacaaaactgtttttcacaaatgaatgtgaaataaagatattctcAGATAAAAAAGATTGAGAGAGTTTGTTGCCAGCAGACTTGCCTTCTAAGCATCAGTAAAGAAAGTTTTGGGACTGGAAGGAAATGACACCAGATGATAGTTTGAATTCACATGAATAGACAGCATTTGTAATTATGTAGGTAAATACAAATGAGAGTAAATatgtatattgttttcttttgactGACTGAAAAAGCAATCACATCAAACAATAATTATAAAACTGTATTTGGGGGCAtattgtcccttggactgcaaggagatccaaccagtccattctgaaggagataagccctgggatttctttggaaggaatgatgctaaagctgaaactccagtactttggccacctcatgcgaagagttgactcattggaaaagactctgatgctgggagggattgggggcaggaggagaaggggacgacagaggatgagacggctggatggcatcactgacttcgatggacgtgagtctgagtgaacttagggagttggtgatggacagggaggcctggcgtactgcgattcatgggggttgcaaagagtcgcacacgactgagcaactgaactgaactgaacctataatAATGTAACATATGACTATAATAGAATAAAGGTGAAGAAAGCAAATAGATATTGGAACAAAGTTTCTACATGTTATTGGAATTAAGTTAGTATTAATCTGAAGTATATTCTAATTGATTAGGAAGCATATTAGAATCCTGGGAAAaaccactaagaaaataactcaaaGAATGGTGTGGAAAAATCCAACAAGGAAGTAAAATGGTACactagaaaatatctattttactCCAGAGAAGGTAGTATAAGAGGAACACAAAAGTCTTGAGACATATGGAAAACAACTTTCAAAATACAGATGTAAATCTAACCATATTaatattacattaaatgtaaatatcaCATTAATTATAAATAGAACTTGTATTAGATGTGAATATCTCTCCTATTAAAAGCAGATCACCGGACTAGATAATAAAACGATCCAACTATATGCTTTCTATAAGATGTACTCTTTAGATTTAAAGAGTCAaataggttgaaagtaaaaggatggaaaaagatataccatgcataTAATCAAAAGAGAGCTAGAGTATTATATTACTAtcaaacaaaatagattttaagacAAAATGTGTTACTGGGGACAATTCCTCAGGATGCTATGAAACAGTTGTAAACGTTAACTACAGAGTcccaaaatatagaaagaaaaaaaaatggaaataattaaaaagagaaataagcaaTTCAATAATAACAGTTGATGTCAATATTCCACTCTCAGTGACTGATATAAAACTAGACACAAAATCAGCAAGTATATAGATGACTTTAACAGTATTATCAACCATTTTGACCTAAGTGAAAATTACAGAACACTCCACTCCACAGTGGCAGAATTCATATTCTTTCAGGCACACATATAACATTGTCCAGGACAGACAGAAGCTAGACCATAAAGCGGACCTtagcaaatttaaaagaattgaagCCATTCAAAATACATTCTCCAACCGAAACCGTATTAAGTTAAAAATCAACAACTGAAAGAAATTTGGGAAatacaaatatttggaaactaggaatacaattataaataaactgtgagtcaaaataaaaaaaacacagtaaattagaaaatcttttgtactgaatgaaaatgaaaacaaaacatgcCAAACTTTACAGGTTACGGCTAACACAGTACTTGGAGGAAAATTTATAGCTTTCAATGACTATGTTAGAAGAACAGGAGTCTGAGTGGAGCGAGCGAGCTGAGTGGTTGTGTGATTGTGTCCTGGAGACCGGTAGGGCTTGTAGCATGGCTGACCGACTGACTGAGGAGCAGATTGCAGAATTCAAAGGTTTTTCACTATTTGACAAGGATGGTGATGGAACCATAACAACCAAGGAATTGGGAACTGTAATGAGGTCTCTTGGGCAGAATCGCACAGAAGCAGAGTTACAGGACATGATTAATGAAGTAGATGCTGAGGGTAATGGCACAATTGACTTCCCGGAATTTCTGACAATGAtagcaagaaaaatgaaagatacagacagtgaagaagaaacgAGAGAAGCATTCCGTGTGTTTGATAAGGATGGTAATGGCTGTATTAGTGCAGCAGAGCTCCGCCATGTGATGACAAACCTTGGAGAGAAGTTAACAGATGAAGAGGTGGATGAAATGATCAGGGAAGCAGATATTGATGGTGATGGCCAAGTAAACTATGAAGAGTTTGTACAAATGATGACAGCAAAGTGAAGACATTGCACAGACTGTGTTAAATGTCTTGTACAAAATTgtttatttgccttttctttgTTTGTAACTTATCTGTAAAAGGTTTCCCCCTACTGTCAAAAAAAAATAGGCATGTATAGTAATTAGGACTTCATTCCTCCATGTTTTCTTCCCTTATCTTACTGTCATTGTCCGGaaacattattttagaaaattgatCAAGTAACATGTTGCATGTGGCTTACTCTGGATATATCTAAGCCCTTCTGCACATCTAAACTTAGATGGAATTGGTCAAATGAGGGAACATCTGggttatgcctttttttttttttttgagtagtttTCTTTAGGAACTGGCAGCATGTTGTTGTTGAAGTGTGGAGTTGTAACTCTGCGTGGACTACGGACAAGCAACAATATGTACTTAAAAGTTGCACGATTGCAAAACGGGTGTTTTATCCAGGTACTCGTACACTATTTTTTTGTACTGCTGGTCCTATaccagaaacattttcttttattgttaacctgctttttaaactttgttttagcCACTTGAAGAAAATCTGCTTATGGCACAATTTGCCTCAAATCCATTCCAAGTTGTATATTtgttttccaataaaaaaattacaatttacccccccaaaaaaagaagaagaacagaaAGATTTCAAATCAGTTACCTAAgtttccactttaaaaaataagaccaaactaaacccaaagcaagcagaaggcTGACAATGAAAAAGTAtagtggaaaaaaaatgagaaagaaacaaaaaatcaatggaaaacagaaagcaagagataatagacaaaactaaaaatataataaaaatactgacaaaatttacaaacattttGCTAGactgataaagaaaaaagagagagaaagcacaaaTGACCAATATCAATCAATGTAGCATTTCTGTCATACTCAGTTCaggttgctgtaacaaaatatcatagattAGGTGGCttgtaaataacagaaatttatttctcacagtcctaGAGGCtaggaagcccaagatcaagtgTGAGCGTTTTCCTGTGAGGGCCTACTTCCTGTTCCATCTTCTAGCTGGGTCCTCACATGACAGAAGGGGCTAGGGAGTCTTTGGGATCTcttttgtgtgctcagttactcagttgtgtccaactctttgtgatccaatggactgtagtctaccaggctcctctgtacatgggattttccaggcaagaaaactgaagtgagttgccatttcctcctccaggggatcttcctgacccagagattgaacctgagtctcctgcatctccttcattggcaggtggattctttaccactgagccacctgggaagccctgggatatcttttaCAAAGGCAGAAAGTCCATTCATGAAAACTCTAGCTTTATaacctaatcacttcccaaaggctcCACTCCCAATCATCATTACATTGGGGgttagatttcaacatatgaattttagggggcacaaacattcagtctatagcaattATTAATGACcttacataaattaaaatatttgtaaggGAATTCTATGAACAACTTCATGCCAACAAATAAGGCAACttagataaaatggacaaattcccaGAAAGACATAAATTAACAAAACCAATTCAAAGAGAGTTTGAAAATGTGAATAGACTTATAGCAAGTAGAGAAGctgaatgaataatttaaaactttcccataaagaaaacccagggcCCAGATGACTTTactggagagttctaacaaactTTTAAAGAACTAACGCTAATCATTtgcaaactcttccaaaatataaaagaggaAGGACCACTTCCCAACTTATTCTAAGAGGCTAGTATTAACCTGATATCAAAGCCAAACAAGGTATCACAAGAAAGTTAAACTACAGATCAATACTCttcatgaatatagatgcaaaaatcctcaagaaaatgtTAGGAAGTTGAATTCACAACCATATAAACAGAAGATTTTATGCCACAACCAAGTAGAATTTATTACAGGAATGCAAGCTAAATTTAACATCCCCAAACTAATATAATATACTgtattaataaaacataaaaactgtATTAtcttgtgtgtacatgtgtgttatatgctaagtcacttcagtcgtgtccaactctttgcaaccctatggactgtatgtagcctgccagtctcctccatccatggagattctccagcaagaatactgg
Proteins encoded in this region:
- the LOC102403292 gene encoding calmodulin-1-like gives rise to the protein MTMLEEQESEWSERAEWLCDCVLETGRACSMADRLTEEQIAEFKGFSLFDKDGDGTITTKELGTVMRSLGQNRTEAELQDMINEVDAEGNGTIDFPEFLTMIARKMKDTDSEEETREAFRVFDKDGNGCISAAELRHVMTNLGEKLTDEEVDEMIREADIDGDGQVNYEEFVQMMTAK